A single window of Paracoccus albus DNA harbors:
- a CDS encoding TRAP transporter substrate-binding protein, protein MTRHFALAVTLLAGSTTLAAAADLKLGYALAEDSHYGAGAKAFEETLTAELGDAFAVQQFPNSGLGGEREVIEGIQIGTIDATIASSGTLSNFVPEVGVFDVPFLFRDLSHARNTLDGEIGQEMLAKFDDAGLHALAWGEQGFRHITNSRGPIATPADLDGLKIRTMENPVHLKAFEALGAAPTPMAWPEVIPALQQGAIDGQENPLSVIVSANLNEVQQYLSLDGHVYSPAIILLSKPLWDGLDDEQKAAFDKAGEAAVAAMRGYVDTVEAEGVATLRERGMEVNEVSAEEKQAFQDQLADAYADYESQYGKELMDSIIAVE, encoded by the coding sequence ATGACACGACATTTTGCATTGGCCGTGACCCTGCTGGCAGGCTCGACCACGTTGGCAGCGGCTGCCGACCTGAAGCTGGGCTATGCTTTGGCCGAAGACAGCCATTATGGCGCAGGTGCCAAAGCATTTGAAGAAACGCTGACCGCAGAGCTGGGCGATGCCTTCGCGGTCCAGCAGTTTCCGAACTCCGGCCTCGGCGGCGAACGCGAGGTGATTGAGGGCATTCAGATCGGCACCATCGACGCAACAATTGCATCTTCGGGGACGCTGTCGAATTTCGTACCTGAAGTCGGCGTCTTTGACGTGCCCTTCCTGTTCCGCGATCTCAGCCACGCGCGCAACACGCTGGACGGAGAGATCGGGCAAGAGATGCTGGCCAAATTTGACGATGCGGGGCTTCACGCGTTGGCCTGGGGCGAACAGGGCTTCCGCCATATCACCAATAGTCGCGGGCCAATTGCGACGCCGGCCGATCTGGACGGGCTGAAAATTCGCACGATGGAAAACCCGGTCCATCTGAAAGCGTTCGAGGCGCTTGGTGCAGCCCCCACGCCGATGGCATGGCCAGAGGTCATTCCGGCACTGCAACAGGGCGCAATCGACGGACAGGAAAACCCGCTTTCGGTGATCGTGTCAGCCAATCTGAACGAGGTGCAGCAATATCTGTCGCTGGATGGTCACGTCTATTCACCTGCGATCATCCTTTTGTCCAAACCACTGTGGGACGGGCTGGATGACGAACAGAAAGCGGCTTTTGACAAGGCCGGCGAAGCTGCGGTCGCTGCGATGCGCGGTTATGTCGACACGGTCGAGGCGGAAGGCGTTGCCACCCTGCGTGAGCGCGGCATGGAGGTGAACGAGGTTTCGGCTGAAGAAAAGCAGGCGTTTCAGGACCAGCTTGCCGATGCCTATGCCGATTATGAAAGCCAGTATGGCAAAGAGCTGATGGACAGCATAATCGCGGTAGAGTGA
- a CDS encoding DsbA family protein — MPYKPAMNRRMMITATAAGAALAGAPLRVLAQDKQAHPNPMPAELRRVLERNPALPVLGNPQGDVTLTEFFDYNCPFCRQNMRDVQRLIGEDKSLRVVFREWPVFGEGSFFAAKASLASLQQGKYWQFHEALMSMKARAEQATVLRVARDVGLDEAKLREDMEKRAILDQIYESMDLADTMMLSGTPTFIAGHEAAFGRLNLADLKELVADARKYEL; from the coding sequence ATGCCCTATAAGCCAGCGATGAACCGACGCATGATGATCACCGCCACTGCTGCCGGGGCTGCCTTGGCAGGCGCACCTTTGCGCGTGCTGGCGCAGGATAAGCAGGCGCATCCCAACCCGATGCCTGCGGAACTGCGCCGCGTGCTGGAACGTAACCCTGCCCTGCCCGTTCTGGGCAATCCGCAAGGCGACGTCACCCTGACGGAATTTTTTGATTACAATTGTCCGTTTTGCCGCCAGAACATGCGCGATGTGCAGCGCCTGATCGGCGAGGACAAATCCCTGCGTGTGGTGTTCCGCGAATGGCCGGTTTTCGGTGAGGGCTCATTCTTTGCTGCCAAAGCCTCGCTTGCCTCGTTGCAGCAGGGGAAATACTGGCAGTTCCACGAAGCCCTGATGAGCATGAAGGCGCGGGCAGAGCAAGCGACGGTGTTGCGTGTCGCACGCGATGTCGGTCTGGATGAGGCGAAGCTGCGCGAAGATATGGAAAAGCGTGCGATCCTTGATCAGATTTATGAATCGATGGACCTCGCGGACACCATGATGCTGAGCGGCACGCCCACCTTCATTGCCGGGCATGAGGCAGCTTTTGGCAGGCTCAACCTGGCCGACCTGAAAGAGCTTGTGGCGGATGCGCGTAAATACGAGTTGTAG
- a CDS encoding inorganic phosphate transporter, with protein MADTDPKSWKTLNKDLDRISMLEQATALVSRPLVAPGIALAFMVLVGLSVGSFSGVSAVTAIVIAASVVGAYMALNIGANDVANNMGPAVGARAMTIGSALIVAAICETAGALLAGGDVVSTVSRGIISPESVAQPQIFIWAMFSALLAGALWINLATWIGAPVSTTHSIVGGVMGAGIAAAGFAAVNWPTMGAIVASWVISPVMGGVIAAAFLAFIKTKIIYTEDMLASARRWVPVLIGIMAGTFATYLALKGLKKLISVGFGPAVLLGLAIAIVTTFVMRPVIARQSRGLEPRKKSLKELFSIPLVLSAALLSFAHGANDVANAVGPLAAIVHAVQDGGSSDSVSIPIWVMLIGGAGLSVGLLLFGPKLINIVGNEITRLNAMRAYCVALSAAFTVIIASWLGLPVSSTHIAIGGIFGVGFFREWYHERVMGELRTDTTSTAEQRRRKKVVRRSHFTTILAAWLITVPAAASLSALLYWVFTSLWM; from the coding sequence ATGGCCGATACCGATCCCAAGTCATGGAAGACACTTAACAAGGACCTCGACCGTATTTCGATGCTCGAACAGGCGACGGCGCTTGTGTCGCGCCCGCTGGTTGCGCCGGGTATCGCATTGGCTTTCATGGTGCTTGTCGGGCTGTCAGTTGGGTCCTTCAGCGGGGTCAGCGCCGTCACGGCGATTGTCATCGCTGCATCGGTCGTGGGCGCATACATGGCACTGAATATCGGCGCCAACGACGTGGCCAACAATATGGGCCCGGCGGTGGGCGCCCGCGCGATGACCATCGGTTCGGCACTGATCGTCGCCGCAATCTGTGAAACGGCAGGCGCGCTGCTGGCGGGCGGGGATGTGGTTTCCACCGTGTCACGCGGCATCATCTCACCCGAAAGCGTCGCGCAGCCGCAGATCTTCATTTGGGCGATGTTTTCTGCCCTGCTGGCGGGTGCGTTGTGGATCAACCTCGCCACATGGATCGGTGCACCCGTATCGACCACCCATTCCATCGTTGGCGGGGTCATGGGCGCAGGGATCGCGGCGGCAGGCTTTGCGGCGGTGAATTGGCCGACAATGGGTGCCATTGTCGCAAGCTGGGTGATTTCACCGGTCATGGGCGGGGTGATTGCGGCCGCATTCCTTGCCTTCATCAAGACGAAGATCATCTATACTGAAGATATGTTGGCCTCTGCCCGCCGTTGGGTGCCCGTGCTGATTGGCATCATGGCGGGGACATTCGCGACCTATCTGGCGCTGAAAGGGCTGAAAAAGCTGATCTCCGTCGGTTTCGGCCCTGCGGTTCTGCTCGGCCTCGCAATCGCCATCGTGACAACCTTCGTCATGCGCCCCGTCATCGCCCGCCAGTCCCGCGGGTTAGAGCCGCGCAAGAAATCCCTGAAAGAATTGTTTTCTATCCCACTGGTGCTTTCGGCTGCGCTTCTGTCCTTCGCGCATGGCGCAAATGACGTTGCGAACGCCGTTGGTCCGCTTGCTGCCATTGTTCACGCGGTGCAGGATGGAGGCAGTTCGGACAGCGTATCCATTCCGATTTGGGTGATGCTGATCGGCGGTGCGGGACTGTCCGTCGGCCTGTTGCTGTTTGGTCCGAAGCTCATCAATATCGTCGGGAATGAGATCACACGCCTGAACGCCATGCGGGCCTATTGCGTGGCGCTGTCGGCTGCATTCACCGTTATCATTGCCTCTTGGCTGGGCCTGCCAGTCAGTTCCACCCACATCGCAATCGGCGGCATCTTCGGCGTCGGCTTCTTTCGCGAATGGTACCATGAACGTGTCATGGGAGAGTTGCGCACCGATACCACATCGACGGCAGAGCAACGGCGCAGGAAAAAGGTCGTTCGCCGTTCGCATTTCACGACCATCCTTGCCGCATGGTTGATTACCGTGCCTGCCGCTGCCAGTCTGTCTGCGTTGCTCTATTGGGTGTTCACCTCTCTTTGGATGTAG
- a CDS encoding histidine phosphatase family protein: MREWPDLWLMRHGQTEWNAAGRMQGHLDSPLTALGREQARRQAAIMAPILDARADDIALISSPLGRAVETANIVFGNRPFQLQPDFREISVGAFEGRTHPDLEAEFPDLFSRSWLGWYDLAPDGEGLSRLRERVNAGLSALTGPAAIVCHGITLRMIRLIVLGWANDRLEEMEVRQGAVHLLRAGQEKMIV; encoded by the coding sequence ATGCGCGAATGGCCCGATCTCTGGCTGATGCGTCATGGTCAGACCGAATGGAACGCGGCTGGCCGAATGCAGGGTCACCTGGACAGTCCGCTGACTGCACTTGGTCGCGAACAAGCCCGACGTCAGGCAGCGATAATGGCACCGATCCTTGATGCCCGAGCTGATGATATCGCGCTGATTTCCAGCCCGCTTGGCCGCGCCGTCGAAACTGCGAACATCGTTTTCGGCAACCGACCTTTCCAGCTGCAACCCGATTTTCGCGAAATTTCTGTCGGCGCGTTTGAGGGCCGGACGCATCCCGATCTGGAGGCTGAATTTCCGGATCTATTCTCCAGAAGCTGGCTCGGCTGGTACGATCTTGCGCCCGATGGTGAGGGATTGTCGCGTCTTCGCGAAAGGGTGAATGCCGGTCTGTCGGCACTGACCGGCCCCGCAGCCATCGTCTGTCACGGCATTACGCTGCGTATGATTCGGCTGATTGTGCTGGGTTGGGCGAACGACCGGCTTGAGGAAATGGAGGTCCGGCAAGGTGCCGTCCACCTTCTGCGCGCCGGGCAAGAGAAGATGATAGTTTAA
- a CDS encoding Hint domain-containing protein, with translation MAQEYQDQFYFIDPNNPPDIGTPLSPVNLTITDNNDDANISERVGDAIDGVAIRNVYDGDSIEVRQSDGTIVEITGVTFVLEDDRVVLTPTDQSVLGEVTYQDTTGTAPSGGGTVATDRLAPVCFTSGTLLLGEQGNPVLIDELRPGDKVRVVTSNEAEDKPVRWISRRTIFARDMESNPKLRPVRISAGSLGNGIPTRDLVVSREHRMMTGSRIAKRMFDTTEILIPAIRLTELPGIYVDDDATEVTYFHLLFEEHEIVVAEGAASESLFVGAEALKSISDEAREELLTIFPEFGSGETAAKPARKIPSAKEQRKLVERHIKNGLPLFGD, from the coding sequence ATGGCCCAAGAGTATCAGGACCAGTTTTATTTCATTGATCCCAACAACCCGCCCGACATCGGAACGCCGCTATCGCCGGTCAATCTGACCATCACCGACAACAATGATGATGCTAACATCAGCGAGCGGGTCGGTGACGCTATCGACGGTGTCGCGATCAGAAATGTCTATGATGGCGACTCAATCGAAGTGCGGCAATCTGATGGAACTATTGTCGAGATAACTGGCGTCACTTTCGTTCTTGAAGACGACCGCGTTGTACTCACGCCCACAGATCAGTCAGTTCTGGGTGAGGTGACCTATCAGGATACCACTGGAACCGCGCCAAGCGGTGGCGGAACTGTCGCGACGGATCGCCTCGCGCCGGTTTGTTTCACATCAGGAACTCTGCTGCTTGGGGAGCAGGGGAATCCCGTCTTGATTGACGAGCTGCGCCCCGGTGACAAGGTGCGGGTTGTCACCTCGAACGAAGCAGAGGACAAGCCCGTTCGCTGGATCAGCCGTCGCACGATTTTTGCCAGAGATATGGAATCCAATCCGAAACTGCGACCCGTTCGTATATCTGCCGGATCGCTGGGAAACGGCATCCCGACGCGCGACCTTGTCGTTTCGCGCGAGCACCGGATGATGACCGGTTCCCGCATCGCCAAACGCATGTTCGACACAACCGAGATCCTGATTCCCGCAATTCGTCTGACGGAACTTCCGGGCATCTACGTAGATGACGATGCGACAGAGGTTACCTATTTCCATCTTCTCTTCGAAGAACATGAAATCGTCGTGGCCGAGGGTGCCGCCAGCGAAAGTCTGTTTGTAGGGGCCGAAGCGTTGAAGTCGATCTCTGACGAAGCGCGTGAAGAGCTTCTTACGATTTTCCCTGAATTCGGCAGCGGCGAGACCGCTGCAAAGCCCGCCCGTAAGATTCCATCCGCAAAAGAACAGCGAAAGCTTGTTGAGCGACATATCAAGAATGGGCTGCCACTTTTCGGCGACTGA
- the glnA gene encoding type I glutamate--ammonia ligase: MKVKEVLELMKNEDVEYVDIRFTDPKGKLQHVTLVVDLIDEDFFEEGFMFDGSSIAGWKSIDQSDMKLMPDTTSAYIDPFYAEKTLCIHCNVVEPDTGEPYARDPRGTAVKAEAYLKSTGIGDVSYWGPEAEFFLFDDVRYSVTPQKVGYQIDSVDAAWNTDTGYEDGNLGHRAGHKGGYFPVNPIDAAQDIRGEMLSTMKRVGMKVDKHHHEVATAQHELGLIFGTLTEQADNLQKYKYIIHNVADAYGKTATFMPKPMKGDNGSGMHVNMSIWKDGKPLFAGDKYADLSQEALYFIGGVLKHAKALNALTNPSTNSYKRLIPGFEAPVLRAYSARNRSGCVRIPWTESPKAKRVEARFPDPAANPYLCFAALLMAGLDGIKNKIDPGPASDKDLYDLPPEELAEIPTVCGSLREALEELEKDMDFLLAGDVFTRGQLEGYMALKWEEVYAYEHTPHPVEYQMYYSV; this comes from the coding sequence GCAGCACGTCACGCTTGTCGTGGACCTCATCGACGAAGATTTCTTCGAAGAGGGCTTCATGTTCGATGGCTCATCCATTGCTGGCTGGAAGTCGATCGACCAGTCGGACATGAAACTGATGCCCGACACGACATCGGCCTATATCGACCCGTTTTATGCAGAAAAAACACTTTGCATTCACTGCAACGTGGTCGAACCCGACACCGGCGAGCCCTACGCCCGTGACCCGCGCGGCACGGCAGTCAAGGCAGAGGCCTATCTGAAATCGACTGGTATCGGCGATGTTTCCTATTGGGGACCCGAGGCTGAGTTCTTCCTGTTCGACGACGTGCGCTATTCGGTCACGCCGCAGAAAGTCGGTTATCAGATCGATTCGGTCGATGCCGCATGGAACACCGATACGGGCTATGAGGATGGCAACCTTGGCCATCGCGCAGGCCACAAAGGTGGCTACTTCCCGGTCAACCCGATTGATGCGGCCCAGGACATCCGCGGCGAAATGCTGTCGACGATGAAGCGCGTCGGCATGAAGGTCGACAAACACCATCACGAGGTTGCCACTGCGCAGCACGAGCTGGGGCTGATCTTTGGTACCCTGACCGAGCAGGCCGACAACCTTCAAAAATACAAATACATCATTCACAACGTGGCTGATGCCTACGGCAAGACGGCGACTTTCATGCCGAAGCCGATGAAGGGCGACAATGGCTCCGGCATGCATGTGAACATGTCCATCTGGAAGGACGGCAAGCCGCTTTTCGCGGGCGACAAATATGCCGATCTGTCACAAGAAGCGCTGTATTTCATTGGCGGTGTGCTGAAACACGCGAAGGCGCTGAACGCGCTGACCAACCCATCAACCAACAGCTACAAGCGCCTGATCCCCGGCTTCGAAGCCCCGGTTCTGCGGGCTTATTCTGCGCGCAACCGGTCCGGCTGCGTGCGGATTCCGTGGACCGAAAGCCCGAAAGCCAAGCGGGTCGAGGCGCGGTTCCCCGACCCGGCTGCGAACCCGTATCTGTGCTTTGCTGCCCTGCTGATGGCGGGTCTGGACGGCATCAAGAACAAGATCGACCCCGGCCCGGCATCGGACAAGGACCTGTACGACCTGCCGCCCGAAGAGCTGGCAGAGATCCCGACCGTCTGCGGCTCGCTGCGTGAAGCCCTGGAAGAGCTTGAAAAGGACATGGACTTCCTGCTGGCCGGCGACGTGTTCACCAGGGGTCAGCTGGAAGGCTACATGGCGCTGAAATGGGAAGAGGTTTATGCCTACGAGCATACGCCGCACCCGGTTGAGTACCAGATGTATTACTCGGTCTGA